The proteins below come from a single Stomoxys calcitrans chromosome 1, idStoCalc2.1, whole genome shotgun sequence genomic window:
- the LOC106086825 gene encoding NADH dehydrogenase [ubiquinone] 1 alpha subcomplex subunit 9, mitochondrial, translating into MASLILTRNVQMAKQHANGALGVLCLRTANYSSDSPRPLKTTNLGAMKRGTGGRSSFNGIVATVFGCTGFLGRYVCNKLGKSGTQMILPYRGEDSEAIRLKVCGDLGQVLFQFYHLEDEEAIRKAVKYSNVVINLVGREYETKNFKFNDVHVDGARRIARICREMGVDRLIHVSALNAEPNPKGHVIEGGSNFLRSKYWGEQAVREEFPGATIIRPSDIYGSEDRFLRYYAHIWRRQFRSVPLWHKGERTVKQPVYVSDVAQAIVNCAKDPETAGQVYQAVGPKRYQLSELVDWFHRIMRKDAEWWGYQRYDMRFDPTFVLKTKLTEMICPGSPVGGLHLERVELECVTDKVLQNVPTLEDLGVQLTPMENQVPWELRPYRAALYYDADLNEFEKPALPKTITPREEQRIDA; encoded by the exons ATGGCCTCGCTTATCTTAACGAGGAATGTCCAGATGGCAA AACAACATGCCAATGGCGCATTGGGAGTGTTGTGTTTGCGAACGGCCAACTATTCTAGTGACAGTCCACGTCCATTGAAAACCACCAACTTGGGTGCAATGAAGCGCGGTACCGGTGGAAGGAGCAGTTTCAATGGTATTGTGGCCACAGTTTTCGGTTGTACTGGCTTTCTGGGACGTTATGTGTGTAATAAATTGGGCAAATCGGGCACACAGATGATTTTGCCTTATCGTGGTGAAGATTCTGAAGCTATCCGCTTAAAAGTGTGCGGTGATTTGGGTCAAGTATTGTTTCAATTCTATCATTTGGAGGATGAAGAGGCCATCCGCAAAGCTGTTAAATACTCTAATGTAGTTATCAATCTTGTGGGTAGGGAATACGaaaccaaaaatttcaaattcaatgATGTCCATGTCGACGGAGCACGTCGTATTGCACG TATCTGCCGAGAAATGGGAGTCGATCGTTTGATCCATGTCTCCGCTCTGAATGCTGAACCAAACCCAAAGGGTCATGTTATTGAAGGCGGCAGCAACTTCTTGCGCAGCAAATATTGGGGCGAACAAGCTGTGCGTGAAGAGTTTCCAGGCGCTACCATAATTAGACCCTCGGACATTTATGGTTCAGAGGATCGTTTCTTGCGTTATTACGCTCATATATGGCGTCGCCAATTCCGATCAGTACCATTGTGGCATAAAGGTGAACGTACAGTCAAACAGCCCGTCTATGTTTCAGATGTGGCTCAAGCTATTGTTAACTGTGCCAAGGATCCAGAAACAGCTGGCCAAGTTTACCAAGCCGTTGG TCCCAAACGTTATCAATTGAGCGAATTGGTGGACTGGTTCCATCGCATTATGCGTAAGGATGCTGAATGGTGGGGATACCAACGCTACGACATGCGTTTCGATCCAACATTTGTGTTGAAAACCAAACTTACAGAAATGATTTGTCCTGGTTCACCTGTTGGTGGTCTGCATTTGGAACGCGTAGAACTTGAATGTGTGACCGACAAGGTACTGCAAAACGTACCTACATTGGAGGATTTGGGTGTGCAATTGACACCTATGGAAAATCAAGTACCATGGGAATTGCGTCCATACCGTGCTGCTTTGTACTACGATGCAGATCTTAACGAATTCGAAAAACCTgcactcccaaaaaccattaCACCACGCGAGGAACAAAGAATTGATGCATAA